A stretch of Bos taurus isolate L1 Dominette 01449 registration number 42190680 breed Hereford chromosome 5, ARS-UCD2.0, whole genome shotgun sequence DNA encodes these proteins:
- the CECR2 gene encoding chromatin remodeling regulator CECR2 — MRPEEGGAAGLGELRSWWEVPAIAHFCSLFRTAFRLPDFEIEELEAALHRDDVEFISDLIARLLQGCYQRRDITPQTFHSYLEDIINYRWELEEGKPNPLREASFQDLPLRTRVEILHRLCDYRLDADDVFDLLKGLDADSLRVEPLGEDSSGALYWYFYGTRMYKEDPAQGGSHGELALSRESEGQKNVSSVPGKTGKRRGRPPKRKKLQEETFMSDKQEENSSASELQTRNGSQGPGQGSWWLLCQTEQEWRQVTESFRERTSVRERQLYKLLSEDFLPEICSMIAQKETPVLSRLEKQKRREEEEERQILLAVQKKEQEQLLKEERKRELEERVKAVEDRAKRRRLREERAWLLAQGKALPPKLSHLDPQSPPRAEKRTRDPFELDDDFTAMYKVLDVVKAHKDSWPFLEPVDESYAPNYYQIIKVPMDISSMEKKLNGGSYCTKEEFVNDMKTMFRNCRKYNGESSEYTKMSDNLERCFHRAMLKHFPGEDGDTDEEPWMREEERREKRRGRGARGHVCTRSRDSEALGRRQPAENGGKALPLGRRATASGAGQSSSVQPPGQRPAGQGAFCPLRGSDPAAVSVSSGAPGLPARGPGLQPAPLAVQPPAGINHHRGPGCGPPDEKLACGGLASLADMGSRPGPLPLSQMSGPSQDGRVYPPTHFQPGLLPPRHGGAPARPPDFPESPEVPPSHMYRPYKYLSRVHSAVWNGSHGAANPGPLGPDEKPPVGPGPSHQPRPLGHMMDSRVMRPPLPPNQWTEQSGFLPHSVPPSGYLHPPCKPGAQRLQPPAAPALGSLFGAPAPALRGVQGGDSMLDSPEMLAMQQLSSRGCPPGVPYHPRQPAPPRLPGPFPPMGLVAPKPASGDPGRTQDSSDVQEPENGQADPLPGLEERPASVGASEGAFLKQLPHPAPPLQADFARRSSPQGRGPEGPELRPESSEPGDGCPASTVRSAWLSGSGFASPPAQACTLADLGPLPENGLRVEASPCGSEGKSRAPPEAGPPAEPACSPLYTPGLEFPSSATRYHVGPGLQSVGPVMGGKPPAPHPPPFPPRAFQSHDPHSGVFPRYRPHQGMRYPYQPPPQPSYHHYPRTPYYSCPQGFSDWPRHLAAPVSPSGPPPAQPTPARPLFPDKSAVTGLQGCEVLSAALTPPTRVDAVEALGAALTSPTRVDAVAAKMAEGQNPGPEGKQDESMEQPESPKEFLDLDNHNAAARRQGSLSASECLYGAPPAPLGPGMTFGSPAFPPHAVMLHAGPPYPPQRPATHFQPRAYASPSATHPPHRPVAAQPNGLSPECPLYRYPEEGLGHFQAVMMEQMGPGSGARASFQEMYRPSGLQGPSVQSRPSFPKTPAPAASQEELPPQKPPTLPLDQS; from the exons GCCTCAGACCTTCCACAGCTACCTGGAGGACATCATCAACTACCgctgggagctggaggaggggaagCCCAACCCTCTGCGGGAGGCCAGCTTCCAGGACCTGCCCCTGCGCACCCGAGTGGAGATTCTCCACCGCCTTTGTGACTACCGGCTGGACGCAGACGACGTCTTCGACCTCCTCAAG GGCCTGGATGCAGACAGTCTCCGCGTGGAGCCGCTGGGCGAGGACAGCTCGGGGGCCCTCTACTGGTATTTTTACGGAACGCGAATGTACAAGGAGGACCCGGCACAAGGGGGTTCCCATGGAGAGCTCGCTCTGAGCAG GGAAAGTGAAGGACAAAAAAATGTCTCAAGTGTTCCTGGGAAAACAGGTAAAAGAAGAGGAAGACCCCCAAAACGGAAAAAACTACAGGAGGAAACTTTCATGAG TGACAAGCAGGAAGAGAACTCCTCAGCATCTGAGTTGCAGACAAGAAACG GGTCCCAGGGACCAGGGCAAGGCTCCTGGTGGCTCCTGTGCCAGACTGAGCAGGAGTGGAGACAGGTCACCGAGAGTTTCCGGGAGAGGACCTCTGTACGAGAGCGCCAGCTCTACAAACTGCTCAGCGAGGACTTCCTGCCTGAGATCTGCAGCATGATCGCCCAGAAG GAGACCCCTGTGCTCAGCAGGCTAGAGAAACAGAAGCgccgggaggaggaggaggagcgccAGATCCTTCTCGCGGTGCAGAAGAAGGAGCAGGAGCAGCTGCTGAAGGAGGAGAGGAAGCGGGAGCTGGAGGAGAGGGTCAAGGCCGTGGAAG ATCGAGCCAAGAGGCGACGGCTCAGGGAGGAGCGGGCCTGGCTGCTGGCCCAGGGCAAGGCGCTGCCCCCCAAGCTGTCCCACCTGGACCCCCAGTCCCCGCCTCGGGccgagaagaggacgagagaccC CTTCGAGCTGGATGATGACTTCACCGCCATGTACAAAG TTCTGGACGTGGTGAAGGCTCACAAGGATTCCTGGCCCTTTTTGGAACCAGTGGATGAATCGTATGCCCCTAACTACTACCAGATCATTAAG GTCCCCATGGATATTTCAAGCATGGAGAAGAAACTGAATGGAGGTTCATACTGTACCAAGGAGGAGTTTGTGAACGACATGAAGACTATGTTCAGGAATTGTCGAAAATACAATGGGGAGAGCAGCG AGTACACCAAGATGTCGGACAACCTGGAGAGGTGCTTCCACCGGGCGATGCTGAAGCATTTTCCTGGGGAGGACGGGGACACAGACGAGGAGCCGTGGATGCGGGAGGAGGAGAGGCGGGAGaagaggcgggggcggggcgcgcgggGCCACGTGTGCACCCGCTCCCGGGACTCGGAGGCACTGGGCCGGAGGCAGCCCGCGGAGAACGGAGGGAAGGCGCTGCCCCTGGGCCGCCGTGCCACTGCCTCTGGGGCCGGTCAGAGCAGCTCCGTTCAGCCCCCTGGCCAG AGGCCAGCAGGACAGGGAGCGTTTTGTCCTCTCCGGGGGTCGGATCCTGCTGCAGTCAGTGTCTCCTCTGGAGCCCCGGGCCTGCCCGCCCGTGGGCCTGGCCTGCAGCCCGCGCCTCTGGCGGTGCAG CCTCCAGCTGGAATTAACCACCACCGAGGCCCCGGGTGTGGCCCCCCTGATGAGAAGCTGGCCTGCGGAGGGCTGGCCTCCCTTGCTGACATGGGCTCTCGACCTGGACCCTTGCCGCTCAGTCAGATGAGCGGCCCCAGCCAGGATGGGCGCGTGTATCCCCCAACTCATTTCCAGCCAGGGCTCCTTCCTCCCAGGCACGGGGGTGCTCCAGCCCGACCCCCAGACTTCCCCGAGAGCCCAGAAGTCCCTCCCAGCCACATGTACCGACCCTACAAGTACCTGAGCCGAGTGCACTCTGCGGTCTGGAATGGGAGCCACGGTGCTGCAAACCCAGGACCCTTGGGGCCAGACGAGAAGCCCCCCGTGGGGCCAGGACCTTCTCACCAGCCCCGCCCTTTGGGTCACATGATGGATTCCCGAGTGATGagacctcccctccccccaaaccAGTGGACAGAACAATCCGGCTTCCTACCTCACAGCGTTCCTCCTTCAGGGTACCTGCACCCCCCGTGTAAACCTGGCGCACAGCGGCTCCAGCCCCCTGCAGCCCCGGCACTGGGTTCTCTGTTTGGAGCTCCGGCCCCAGCCCTGCGGGGCGTGCAGGGTGGGGACTCCATGCTGGACAGCCCTGAGATGCTGGCCATGCAGCAGCTCTCCTCCCGTGGATGCCCGCCAGGCGTGCCTTACCACCCCCGCCAGCCTGCACCGCCCCGCCTGCCTGGCCCTTTCCCACCCATGGGCCTGGTGGCCCCCAAGCCTGCCTCAGGGGACCCTGGGAGGACACAGGACAGCAGTGACGTGCAGGAGCCTGAGAACGGCCAAG CGGATCCCTTGCCTGGGCTGGAGGAGAGACCAGCGAGTGTCGGTGCTTCAGAGGGGGCGTTCCTCAAACAGCTACCTCACCCTGCGCCCCCTCTGCAGGCCGACTTTGCCAGGCGGAGCTCACCCCAAGGAAGGGGCCCAGAGGGCCCAGAGCTCAGGCCGGAGTCCTCGGAACCTGGGGACGGCTGCCCAGCGAGCACGGTCAGGTCTGCCTGGCTCTCAGGGAGTGGCTTCGCCAGCCCACCCGCCCAGGCATGCACCCTGGCAGACCTGGGGCCACTGCCCGAAAACGGACTGCGGGTAGAAGCCTCCCCATGTGGGTCTGAGGGCAAGAGTAGGGCGCCACCCGAGGCTGGGCCTCCTGCAGAGCCCGCGTGCTCACCTCTGTACACGCCCGGCTTGGAGTTCCCCAGCTCCGCCACACGGTACCATGTAGGCCCAGGCCTGCAGTCTGTGGGTCCTGTGATGGGGGGCAAGCCTCCAGCCCCGcaccctcctccctttccccctcGGGCATTTCAGTCTCATGACCCTCATTCTGGAGTCTTCCCTCGGTACCGCCCCCACCAGGGCATGCGGTATCCCTATCAGCCGCCACCGCAGCCTTCCTACCACCACTACCCGCGGACTCCTTACTACTCGTGTCCACAGGGCTTCTCAGACTGGCCGAGACACCTCGCAGCCCCCGTAAGCCCGAGCGGGCCCCCCCCAGCTCAGCCCacccctgccaggcccctctttcCCGACAAGAGCGCTGTGACGGGGCTGCAGGGCTGCGAGGTGCTAAGTGCTGCCTTAACGCCCCCCACGCGGGTGGACGCGGTGGAGGCTCTGGGCGCTGCCTTAACTTCGCCCACGCGGGTGGACGCCGTTGCTGCCAAGATGGCCGAGGGGCAGAACCCCGGCCCTGAGGGCAAGCAGGATGAGTCTATGGAGCAGCCAGAGAGCCCCAAAGAGTTCCTGGACTTGGATAACCACAACGCGGCTGCCAGGCGGCAGGGCTCCCTGTCGGCCAGCGAGTGTCTCTACGGCGCGCCCCCAGCCCCACTGGGCCCGGGCATGACCTTCGGTTCACCCGCCTTCCCCCCACACGCAGTGATGCTGCACGCCGGGCCACCTTACCCCCCACAGCGGCCAGCCACGCATTTCCAGCCCAGGGCTTACGCCTCCCCCTCGGCTACTCACCCGCCTCACCGCCCAGTGGCGGCCCAGCCCAACGGCCTGTCCCCCGAGTGCCCCCTCTACCGTTACCCTGAGGAGGGCCTGGGCCACTTCCAGGCCGTGATGATGGAGCAGATGGGCCCCGGAAGTGGAGCGAGGGCGTCCTTCCAGGAGATGTACAGACCGTCCGG ACTGCAGGGGCCCTCGGTCCAGTCCCGGCCCTCGTTCCCAAAGACGCCGGCACCAGCGGCATCGCAGGAGGAGCTGCCCCCCCAGAAGCCCCCAACGCTTCCACTCGATCAG AGCTAG